A genomic stretch from Bradyrhizobium quebecense includes:
- a CDS encoding extracellular solute-binding protein — protein sequence MATARTAIGLLAVLATTAFACVTARADELTLYSTREANLVEPVIAAFTAATGTKVNTVFVEDSLVNRLTSEGDNSPADVLLTIGLDKTTQLAARGLTQVLASPTLDQAVPANLSGNNGQWIALATRPRVVFARKDNPLAAIAYEELADPKWRGKLCMRPAAHQNNVALIAAYLAHHGTDATESWLAGLKANLAHKPKGKDNDVIREIAEGHCDIGIGNTVALAQLRDGREGNDFRTWADAVKAVPTAFAGGGSHVNLTGAAIARHAPHPAAARAFLEFLVTPEVQTIFATAELEYPVLATAKRAAIVEGIGSFAADALPIDEIAAHQAAAIALIRKAGFDE from the coding sequence ATGGCTACGGCACGGACAGCGATCGGACTGCTGGCCGTCCTGGCGACGACCGCCTTCGCCTGCGTCACCGCCCGCGCCGACGAGCTCACGCTCTACTCGACCCGCGAAGCCAATCTGGTCGAGCCTGTCATCGCGGCCTTCACGGCAGCGACCGGCACCAAGGTCAACACCGTCTTTGTCGAGGACAGCCTGGTCAACCGCCTGACCTCCGAAGGCGACAATTCGCCCGCTGATGTCCTGCTCACCATCGGCCTCGACAAGACGACCCAGCTTGCCGCGCGCGGGCTGACGCAGGTACTGGCATCGCCGACGCTTGACCAGGCGGTGCCGGCGAACCTGAGCGGCAACAACGGCCAGTGGATCGCGCTCGCAACCCGTCCGCGCGTGGTGTTCGCACGCAAGGACAACCCGCTCGCCGCGATCGCCTATGAAGAGCTCGCCGATCCCAAATGGCGCGGCAAACTGTGCATGCGGCCGGCCGCTCACCAGAACAATGTCGCGCTGATCGCAGCCTATCTCGCGCATCACGGAACAGATGCGACGGAGAGCTGGCTCGCCGGGCTGAAGGCCAATCTCGCCCACAAGCCGAAAGGCAAGGACAACGACGTGATCCGCGAGATCGCGGAAGGACACTGCGACATCGGGATCGGCAACACGGTGGCGCTCGCCCAGCTCCGCGACGGCCGCGAAGGCAATGACTTTCGCACATGGGCGGACGCCGTGAAGGCCGTTCCGACTGCGTTCGCGGGCGGCGGCAGTCACGTCAACCTGACGGGCGCGGCGATTGCCCGGCACGCACCGCACCCGGCCGCGGCACGCGCGTTCCTCGAATTCCTCGTCACACCCGAGGTCCAGACGATCTTCGCCACCGCCGAGCTGGAATACCCCGTGCTTGCGACCGCAAAGCGGGCGGCGATCGTGGAGGGAATCGGATCGTTCGCTGCTGATGCTCTCCCCATCGACGAGATCGCCGCGCATCAAGCGGCCGCAATCGCACTGATCCGAAAGGCCGGATTCGATGAATGA
- a CDS encoding TonB-dependent siderophore receptor encodes MIADGRIVGDRRNAADKGHTHLLIGAAFLLADISSAVTPASAQSSVPLPPVTVEQPTQKRKPAASSARSAQRTQSAAAARQRSRNAPPTPPIPSERAAAAGAVLNEAKLHYRAMPSSTTLRSGASPLDTAQTVNVVPEQVLKDQLPRNLYDALANVSGVTQGNTLAGTQDAVMRRGFGDNRDGSIMRNGMPLVQGRSLNAAVESVEVLKGPASLLYGIMDPGGIVNTISKRPELYQHGSVTLLGSTFANSRTGADGTIDITGPIGSGGLAYRFIGYGVSEDYWRNFGRHREMLVAPSLAWYGENTTVQLNYEHREFITPFDRGTAFDSVTKVPLAIPATRRLDEPFNNMWGTSDLMQASVEHRLNQDWKLFAAYSYNTETFSANQLRITGINTKTGVETRSNDGTQGSLSNSSYGTSYLLGNVWLGGFRNEVLFGGDGQYRTIYRDNLIRQAAQSFNFYNPVYGLITPGTTVSAVDGAQTDKLGQWSLFFQYTLHLTERFALVGGVRYMDYDQIAGKGRPFITNTNVSQDKALPLGGAILKLTDEVSLYASYTQSLKPTSTIAPLTGGVVIGSNIAPEQGTQWETGVKFDFNKRISGTLALYDIDKKNVLVSQLNPATSIVEYRTAGKVRSRGVEFDVTGQLTDNWSMIGSYGYTDARVTEDPVLIGKALQNVALNTASLYLVYDFGTTLPGRLRLGGGARYVGDRPGDATNSFVLPAYTVADVFATYETKVQTFPVVYQFNVKNLFDTVYYPSAVSNLAVAMGDARRFSLSATVKF; translated from the coding sequence TCTGCTGATCGGCGCAGCATTCCTGCTCGCCGACATCTCCTCGGCGGTGACGCCGGCAAGCGCCCAATCGAGCGTCCCCTTGCCGCCGGTCACGGTCGAGCAACCGACACAGAAGCGCAAGCCCGCAGCCAGTTCGGCGCGGTCGGCACAGCGAACGCAGTCGGCCGCCGCGGCACGGCAGCGCAGCCGGAATGCCCCGCCGACGCCCCCGATACCATCGGAGCGTGCGGCAGCTGCCGGCGCCGTGCTGAACGAAGCCAAGCTGCACTATCGCGCGATGCCGAGCTCAACCACCTTGCGCAGCGGCGCCTCGCCGCTCGACACCGCGCAGACGGTCAACGTCGTGCCGGAACAAGTGCTGAAGGATCAGCTGCCGCGCAATCTCTACGACGCGCTCGCCAATGTCAGCGGCGTCACCCAGGGCAACACGCTGGCCGGCACCCAGGATGCGGTGATGCGCCGCGGCTTCGGCGACAACCGCGACGGCTCGATCATGCGCAACGGGATGCCGCTGGTGCAGGGCCGCAGCCTCAACGCTGCGGTCGAGAGCGTCGAAGTGCTGAAAGGCCCGGCGTCGCTGCTCTACGGCATCATGGATCCCGGCGGCATCGTCAACACGATCAGCAAGCGCCCCGAGCTGTATCAGCATGGCTCGGTCACCCTGCTCGGCTCGACCTTTGCCAACTCGAGGACTGGCGCCGACGGCACCATCGACATCACCGGCCCGATCGGTAGTGGCGGCCTCGCCTATCGCTTCATCGGCTATGGCGTGAGCGAGGACTATTGGCGCAATTTCGGACGCCATCGCGAAATGCTGGTCGCACCGTCGCTGGCCTGGTACGGCGAGAACACCACCGTCCAGCTCAACTACGAGCACCGCGAGTTCATCACGCCGTTCGACCGCGGCACCGCGTTCGATTCCGTGACCAAGGTGCCGCTGGCGATCCCGGCGACGCGCCGGCTCGACGAGCCCTTCAACAACATGTGGGGCACCTCGGACCTGATGCAGGCCTCGGTCGAGCACCGCCTGAACCAGGACTGGAAGCTGTTCGCGGCCTACAGCTACAACACCGAGACATTCAGCGCCAACCAGCTCCGCATCACCGGCATCAACACCAAGACCGGCGTCGAGACCCGCAGCAATGACGGCACGCAGGGCTCGCTCAGCAATTCGAGCTACGGCACCTCCTACCTGCTGGGCAATGTCTGGCTCGGCGGTTTCCGCAACGAGGTGCTGTTCGGCGGTGACGGCCAGTACCGCACGATCTACCGTGACAATCTGATCCGGCAGGCGGCGCAGAGCTTCAACTTCTATAATCCGGTCTATGGGTTGATCACGCCGGGCACCACGGTCTCCGCCGTCGACGGCGCCCAGACCGACAAGCTTGGCCAGTGGTCGCTGTTCTTCCAGTACACGCTGCATCTCACCGAGCGCTTCGCGCTGGTCGGCGGTGTGCGCTACATGGACTACGACCAGATCGCGGGCAAGGGACGGCCCTTCATCACCAACACCAATGTCTCGCAGGACAAGGCGCTGCCGCTCGGCGGCGCGATCCTCAAGCTCACCGACGAGGTCTCGCTCTATGCAAGCTACACCCAGTCGCTGAAACCGACCTCGACCATCGCGCCGCTCACCGGCGGCGTCGTGATCGGCTCCAACATCGCCCCGGAACAGGGCACCCAGTGGGAGACCGGCGTCAAGTTCGACTTCAACAAGCGGATCTCCGGCACGCTTGCGCTTTACGATATCGACAAGAAGAACGTGCTGGTCTCGCAGCTCAACCCTGCCACCAGCATTGTCGAGTACCGCACCGCCGGCAAGGTCCGCTCGCGCGGCGTCGAGTTCGACGTCACCGGCCAACTGACCGACAATTGGAGCATGATCGGCAGCTACGGCTATACCGATGCGCGCGTCACCGAAGATCCGGTGCTCATCGGCAAGGCGCTGCAGAACGTCGCGCTCAACACCGCCTCGCTCTATCTGGTCTATGATTTCGGCACCACCCTGCCCGGCCGGCTGCGTCTTGGCGGCGGCGCACGCTATGTCGGCGACCGGCCCGGCGATGCCACGAACAGCTTCGTGCTGCCGGCCTACACCGTCGCGGATGTCTTTGCGACCTATGAGACCAAGGTCCAGACGTTCCCGGTGGTCTATCAGTTCAACGTCAAGAACCTGTTCGATACCGTCTACTATCCCTCGGCCGTCAGCAATCTGGCCGTGGCGATGGGCGACGCGCGGCGCTTCTCGCTTTCGGCGACGGTGAAATTCTAA